In a genomic window of Syngnathus typhle isolate RoL2023-S1 ecotype Sweden linkage group LG4, RoL_Styp_1.0, whole genome shotgun sequence:
- the tcf12 gene encoding transcription factor 12 isoform X2, producing MYCAYPVPGMGNNSLMYYYNGKSVYAPSPNSEDFNRDSPSYSPPKPSSNMFASTFFDGTHGSSDLWNAANGISQPGYGGMLPGSSSHMPQSGNYSSLHSHDRLNYPAHSASPDVNASLPPMSSFHRSSTGTSPFVSATVNNADGVLAAANRGNATGSSQTGDALGKALASIYSPDHTSSSFPSNPSTPVGSPSPLTATAGAAGSAGTVVTSASNPSGRPGANQWPRPGGQTPSSPNYENSLHSLSRMEDRLDRLDDAILVLRNHAVGSTASLPSDIHSLLGQAQNGQLAAIGASFPASALASSRTTAMGSSHADDTASLNSHGGLPSTGSTSSTELNHQVEAFRGLASQVATSLALKVERQDKDDMNDSLSGDDKSDDESDSLKTPRAGTRTSLTEDEDLNPEQKAERERERRMANNARERLRVRDINEAFKELGRMCQLHLKSEKPQTKLLILHQAVAVILSLEQQVRERNLNPKAACLKRREEEKVSGGSGDGQQGHTGVHPSLTDTSNPIGHL from the exons GTGTACGCACCATCTCCAAACTCAGAGGACTTCAACAGAGATTCGCCCTCCTACTCTCCTCCCAAACCCTCCAGCAATATGTTTGCAAGCACTTTTTTTG ATGGTACCCACGGTTCATCTGACCTTTGGAACGCAGCCAACGGGATTAGTCAGCCTGGCTATGGAGGAATGCTTCCAGGATCTTCATCTCACATGCCACAGTCGGGAAACTACAGCAGCCTGCACTCGCACGACCGTCTG AACTACCCAGCACACTCCGCTTCCCCAGACGTCAATGCCAGTCTTCCTCCCATGTCCAGCTTCCACAGAAGCAGCACAGGCACTTCACCATTTGTCTCTGCAACAGTCAACAATGCAGATGGGGTGCTGG CTGCCGCAAATCGGGGGAACGCAACTGGAAGCTCACAGACCGGAGATGCACTTGGCAAGGCTTTAGCCTCG ATTTACTCACCTGACCACACGAGCAGCAGTTTTCCTTCCAATCCGTCCACGCCTGTGGGTTCCCCTTCACCTCTCACAGCCACAGCAGGCGCTGCTGGCTCAGCAGGGACTGTGGTAACGTCTGCCAGCAACCCGTCTGGAAGACCAG GTGCCAACCAGTGGCCGCGTCCTGGTGGACAGACCCCTTCTTCTCCAAATTATGAGAACTCCCTTCACTCACTG TCGCGAATGGAGGATCGTCTTGACCGGCtagatgatgcaatccttgttCTGAGAAACCACGCTGTGGGCTCCACCGCCAGTCTGCCCAGCGACATCCACAGTCTACTGGGCCAGGCGCAAAATGGACAACTGGCAGCCATCGGAGCAAGTTTCCCCGCCTCAGCGCTGGCTTCCAGTCGGACCACAGCGATG GGTTCTTCCCATGCTGACGACACGGCTAGTCTGAACAGCCACGGAGGCCTGCCGAGCACCGGCTCCACGTCCAGCACAGAACTCAACCATCAAGTGGAAGCATTCCGAG GCTTGGCCAGTCAGGTAGCTACCAGTTTGGCGCTGAAGGTAGAGAGGCAAGACAAGGATGACATGAACGATTCCCTCTCGGGCGATGACAAGTCGGATGATGAAAGCGACAGCTTGAAAACACCGCGCGCTGGCACGCGCACAAG TCTGACCGAGGACGAAGACCTGAATCCGGAACAGAAAGCGGAGCGTGAGCGAGAGCGGAGGATGGCCAACAACGCCAGGGAACGATTGCGGGTGCGGGACATCAACGAGGCCTTCAAGGAGCTGGGTCGCATGTGCCAGCTACACCTGAAGAGCGAGAAGCCTCAAACCAAACTGCTCATCCTCCACCAGGCCGTGGCAGTCATCCTCAGTTTGGAGCAGCAAGTTAGAG AGCGGAATCTTAACCCCAAAGCGGCCTGCCTGAAGAGAAGAGAGGAGGAAAAAGTGTCGGGCGGTTCCGGTGACGGCCAACAAGGTCACACGGGGGTCCACCCGAGCTTGACTGACACATCCAACCCCATCGGCCATCTCTGA
- the tcf12 gene encoding transcription factor 12 isoform X3 translates to MFASTFFDGTHGSSDLWNAANGISQPGYGGMLPGSSSHMPQSGNYSSLHSHDRLNYPAHSASPDVNASLPPMSSFHRSSTGTSPFVSATVNNADGVLAAANRGNATGSSQTGDALGKALASIYSPDHTSSSFPSNPSTPVGSPSPLTATAGAAGSAGTVVTSASNPSGRPGANQWPRPGGQTPSSPNYENSLHSLSRMEDRLDRLDDAILVLRNHAVGSTASLPSDIHSLLGQAQNGQLAAIGASFPASALASSRTTAMGSSHADDTASLNSHGGLPSTGSTSSTELNHQVEAFRGLASQVATSLALKVERQDKDDMNDSLSGDDKSDDESDSLKTPRAGTRTSLTEDEDLNPEQKAERERERRMANNARERLRVRDINEAFKELGRMCQLHLKSEKPQTKLLILHQAVAVILSLEQQVRERNLNPKAACLKRREEEKVSGGSGDGQQGHTGVHPSLTDTSNPIGHL, encoded by the exons ATGTTTGCAAGCACTTTTTTTG ATGGTACCCACGGTTCATCTGACCTTTGGAACGCAGCCAACGGGATTAGTCAGCCTGGCTATGGAGGAATGCTTCCAGGATCTTCATCTCACATGCCACAGTCGGGAAACTACAGCAGCCTGCACTCGCACGACCGTCTG AACTACCCAGCACACTCCGCTTCCCCAGACGTCAATGCCAGTCTTCCTCCCATGTCCAGCTTCCACAGAAGCAGCACAGGCACTTCACCATTTGTCTCTGCAACAGTCAACAATGCAGATGGGGTGCTGG CTGCCGCAAATCGGGGGAACGCAACTGGAAGCTCACAGACCGGAGATGCACTTGGCAAGGCTTTAGCCTCG ATTTACTCACCTGACCACACGAGCAGCAGTTTTCCTTCCAATCCGTCCACGCCTGTGGGTTCCCCTTCACCTCTCACAGCCACAGCAGGCGCTGCTGGCTCAGCAGGGACTGTGGTAACGTCTGCCAGCAACCCGTCTGGAAGACCAG GTGCCAACCAGTGGCCGCGTCCTGGTGGACAGACCCCTTCTTCTCCAAATTATGAGAACTCCCTTCACTCACTG TCGCGAATGGAGGATCGTCTTGACCGGCtagatgatgcaatccttgttCTGAGAAACCACGCTGTGGGCTCCACCGCCAGTCTGCCCAGCGACATCCACAGTCTACTGGGCCAGGCGCAAAATGGACAACTGGCAGCCATCGGAGCAAGTTTCCCCGCCTCAGCGCTGGCTTCCAGTCGGACCACAGCGATG GGTTCTTCCCATGCTGACGACACGGCTAGTCTGAACAGCCACGGAGGCCTGCCGAGCACCGGCTCCACGTCCAGCACAGAACTCAACCATCAAGTGGAAGCATTCCGAG GCTTGGCCAGTCAGGTAGCTACCAGTTTGGCGCTGAAGGTAGAGAGGCAAGACAAGGATGACATGAACGATTCCCTCTCGGGCGATGACAAGTCGGATGATGAAAGCGACAGCTTGAAAACACCGCGCGCTGGCACGCGCACAAG TCTGACCGAGGACGAAGACCTGAATCCGGAACAGAAAGCGGAGCGTGAGCGAGAGCGGAGGATGGCCAACAACGCCAGGGAACGATTGCGGGTGCGGGACATCAACGAGGCCTTCAAGGAGCTGGGTCGCATGTGCCAGCTACACCTGAAGAGCGAGAAGCCTCAAACCAAACTGCTCATCCTCCACCAGGCCGTGGCAGTCATCCTCAGTTTGGAGCAGCAAGTTAGAG AGCGGAATCTTAACCCCAAAGCGGCCTGCCTGAAGAGAAGAGAGGAGGAAAAAGTGTCGGGCGGTTCCGGTGACGGCCAACAAGGTCACACGGGGGTCCACCCGAGCTTGACTGACACATCCAACCCCATCGGCCATCTCTGA